Part of the Deltaproteobacteria bacterium genome is shown below.
CCTGCCCGAATTCATCTCCGTCACCCCGGATGAAATCACGGTCAAGAGTGTGGAGCAGTCCCTCTTCCACGTCGGTCGTAATGAGAAACTCTCTCTGCTGCTTGGGTTGCTCAAGAGGGAGGACTGGACCCGGGTTTTAATATTTGTCAACACCAAATCCGGGGTGGAGTGGCTCACCTGGAGACTTAAGGATAACCACCTGCCTGCTGAAGGCATTACCGGAGATCTGCCTCAGAAAAAACGGCTTAAGTTGATGAAAAATTTTAAGGACGGAAGCATCAAGATTCTGGTGGCCACGGATATAGCCTCCCGGGGGATCCATGTGGAAGATATCTCCCATGTCGTCAATTATGACCTGCCACAGGACGTGGAGAACTATGTCCATCGCATTGGCCGGACCGCCAGGGTCGGAAAGGCCGGCCGCGCTATCTCCTTAGCCTGCGAACAGTATGTTTTTCATCTCGAGCCCCTTGAGGAGTACCTGGGATACAAGATCCCGGTCGTCTGGCCCGAGGATGACTGGTTTGAGGAGGTTCGATCCGTTCCAGACTCAGGCCGGCGCTTTAGGCGCACGATCACGACCGGCCCGGAGAAAACCAGACAGTCATCCAAAAAGAAGGGCCGTAAGAAACCCCCACCGTCTGAGTCAAAGAAAAAATTCACAGAGAAAGCCAGGGATTTCACCCGGCCGGGGGGTATCTTCGGTCTGCCTCCCGGCACCCGGAGTTCCTCTTCCGCCAAGATGGAGGCTGAAGGGAAAAGACCCCTTCAGAAAAAACAGAAACGCCGCCGCAAGAAGAAGTCATCTGGGGCTGGTCCTGAACCCGGGTCCACGGATGAGCAAGCCTAGCCGGGTATCCAGGCGGGACAGGATTCGGGCCTGCCTCGAAGAGATGTATGACCGGCTCCTTTGTGCCTTTGGACCTCAACACTGGTGGCCCGGGGAAACGGCCTTTGAGATAATGGTCGGGGCCGTGCTCACCCAGAACACCGCCTGGTCCAACGTGGAAAAGGCCATCGCCAATCTCAAGGCCGAGGAACTTCTTGAGCCCGAATGTTTGGGGCGCGCCTCCAAAGAAGAACTGGCCCGGTTGATCAAACCGGCCGGTTATTTCAATGTTAAAGCAGAGCGGCTGAAGAACCTGATTACTCTGATCATGGCGCATGGAGGCGGCGACCCACCCCGCCTGCTTGAAAAACCGCTTGAGCATCTCCGCCCGGATCTTCTTGAGGTCAAAGGCATCGGACCGGAAACCGCTGACTCGATTCTCCTTTATGCCGCTGGATATCCGGTTTTTGTTATTGACGCTTACACGAGGCGAATCCTTGACCGTCACGGATTGGCCGAGGGAAGTGAGACCTACGAGCAGCTTCAGGGCCTTTTTATGAACCATCTTCCGCATGATCCGGCGTTATACAACGAGTACCATGCCTTGCTGGTTCACCTTGGCAAGCACTTCTGTAAGCCGAAGCCTCTTTGTGAAGACTGTCCTCTGGATGGGTGGGAGGCCTAGTGCCGCGGCTTAACTTGAAACACCGTGCTTCCGCAGGAAGAACATATTCTTGACAATTGCCTAAGATGTAGAGTTCCCGGGAGCTTCGCTCCCTGATCCGCCGATAATTCATTCGGAGAGATTCCGGGTTTTATCGAGCGAAAGGCCCTTTGATCCCCGTTAATAACCGTTTGGTAAGCCCCGGTCTGGCCCTTTGCGGAGACTTCTTCCTGAGAGGAGCCTCTGGTTGTTCCTCCTTTATTTCCAGTTCCGGCGCACCTTGCCATCTCCGGGCCAGATACTGAAGGCTGATTTTTATTCCTTCTGGCCGAAGCCAACCGTATCCGGCCCAGCCCAGTATGTCCAGCAGGCCCTGGAAATCATCGTCGCTCCAGGCTGTTGTTCCCTGGCGGGTCAGTCTCCGGGTGACCTCTTCATCTGAGACCTCGCCCTCCCGCGGCAGCTCCGCGGCGTAAGGTATGTGCATTGTCAGAAAAGTCTCGAGATAAGACAGGGCCCCCTCATCCCAAACGCTAAGTTCGCGGCCTTCCAGCTCCCAGTCCAGGAGCCATATCTTCAGAATATTGTCTTCGCCTCCTGAGACGATGTACCGGCCGTCATGGCTCAGGGAAGCTGAACTCACACTGGCCGTGTGTCCTTCAAAGGTGCGCAGGCAGCGGCCGGTGGTCACCTCCCAGATTTTAAGGGTGTTGTCAGAACTTCCGGATAAGATGTATCGCTCATCCTGACTGAGGCAGATCGTGTTCACCGCCTGGGTGTGACCCTTAAAGGTGCGGATGCACTCCCCGGCGGTGATGTCCCACATTTTTAGGGTGGTATCCCCGCTGCCAGAAAAGGCGTAACGGTAGTCATGGTTCAAGGCGACCGCATATACAACGCCCTCATGGCCTTCCAGGGTGCACAGACAGCGGCCGGCGGCGAGGTCCCAGAGCTTGAGAACGTTTTCCTCAAGGGTATGATCACCGCTTCCTGAGAGGACATATTGGTCGTCCAGGCCGAAGCGAATGGAATTGATCGCACACCTATGACCTTCCAGGGTGCGCAGGCAGCGACCGGTGGCGAGGTCCCAGACTTTGACCGTGCGGTCTTCGCTGCCCGACAAGCCCAGCAGGCCGTCCTGGCTCAAACAGACCGCATTGACACTGGCTTCATGCCCTTCCAGCGTCAGCAGACAGGAAGCCGTGCCAGTATCCCAGAGTTTCAGAGTCTGATCAGCGCCGCCTGAAAAGGCATGTGCGTTGTCCCGGCTGAGGCAGACAGCCAGGACCCCGCCTTTATGGCCTTCAAACGTCCGCTGGCAACGTTTACTAAACAGATCCCACAATTTCAGAGCGCCATCTGCCCCGCCAGACAGGGCTAACTTACCATTCTGACTCGTAACAACTGAACGTATCCAGGACTCATGACCTTCAAGGGAGGCCTCTTCCCATCCTCCGGCTAAGGCCTGATGAGGCAGCCGGGCATACAGGTCCGTCCAGGCCTTCATCGCTTCGGCTCTGCGGGCGTATCCTTTCTGGGCTCGGGCTTCTCGTATCTCAGCCGCGGCCCTGGGAAGGTCTTCCTGCTCGAGGTATTTCTGAGCCCGGTCCAGGTGATTCTCGTAGTTAATCTCAGCGGTCAAAACCGCCTCACTCGTTAGTATCTTGGAGAGGATCAGGGGTGAGGGTTCAGGTCTGGCGCTGCAGCTGGTCCTCCAGTAATTGATTGCGCCGCTGACATCTCCTGACAGGGCATACTCCCCGTTCCGGCTCACGCTGATAGAGAGAACCCATGACTTGTGCCCCAGGAAGGTGCGCCAGCAGCGTCCGGTGTCAAGCTCCCATAACCTGACCGTATTATCAAAGCCGCCCGAGACGGCGTGCCGACCCTCCGGGGTCATGCTGACCGAGGTTACCTCGTCACTATGTCCGGTAAAGGTCCGCACCAGACGAGCGCTAGCGGTCTCCCAGAGTTTGAGGGTGTTATCCGCGCTCCCCGACAGGACGTATTTCCCATCGTCGCTCAAAGCGATGGATGTCACCGGCCCCTCATGTCCCTCGAAGGTGCGCAGACAGCGTCCGGTGTCGCTTTCCCACAGCCTGATTGTCTTATCGCCGCTTCCGGACAAAACATGCCGCCTGTCATTGATCAGATCAATGGAGGTCACCGACCTCCGGTGTCCTTGAAGGTTGCGAATTAAACGGCCCGTTTCAACCTCCCAGAGCTTGACGATTCCTTCATCGCCGCCTGAAAACGCCAGTCGGCCGCTTCCATCTAGGCAAACCGCGTTCACACTGGCTTCATGCCCTTCAAAGATGCGCAGGCAGAGGCCTGAAGAGACCTCCCAGAGCCTGACGGAAAAGTCGCTGCGGGTGTAGTCCCCGCTCCCGGACAAGGCATAATGCCGGTCCCGGCTGAAACAGACGGCATTCACCGCGCCTTCGCTCCCTTCAAAGGTTCTAACGCAGCGGCCTGTTTCAACCTCCCAGAGCCTGAGTGTCCTGTCGTCGCTTCCGGACAGCGCCGACAATCCGTCCCGGCTTAGATACACGGAGTTCACATTGGCGGTGTGGCCCTCAAAGGTACGTAAAAGCTTTCGAGAACCGGGGAGGCACGCCTGGGCGTACTCCATGGCCGGTTTCAGCTCCTTAAGCCGGGCATCCGACTCGGGAATGCTCTCAAAAATCTTGAGCGCCTCGCTGCAATCGTCGCTCTCCAGGTGCACCAACCCCAAGAGGTAGTGATTGATCCAATCTTCGGGGTGGGAACGAAGCACTTCCTCCATCTGCTTGGCCAGGGTTTCGTCGGTCATCCTGGCAGAGCGCCAGAGAACCAGACCGTGGCTGTAAGTTGATTCAGGATGATGCGGCTGACTCTTAAGGGACTCCTCCCAGAGCCTCTCCGCCTCCTCCTTCCGCCCGAGGTCCATTAACGAGATGGCCATATTGTTCAGGTTGTCCGCGACCGACCCGCCTGCTTTTGGTTCCGGGCGGGTATAGGTTTCCCGGGTAACCTTTTCATAGATCTCCACGAGCCTGTGAGCGACTGCCCGCATGCTCGGAGGACGGTTGTCAGGGTTATGTATTAAGCAGGAGCGGAGCAGATTGGCCAGGGGATCGGGCATCCTCGGGATATAGGTCTGATCCGGCCCTGACTTGACATACTCTTCCAAGACCTCCGGGACGACCGTGCCGGATTGCCAGGACCTTCCCCCTTTAAAGATTTCCACCATTGATACCGCCCAGCTCCACAGGTCAATCTTTCGAGTCAGGAGGCCGCCTGTGGATTGCTCGGGCGCGAAGTAGGCCGGGGTTCCGATGACCAGGCCTTCGGCCGCACCGTTCGGCTCACCCGATGATTCTTCCATCTCCTCGGCCTGGCTCCTGGGTATAGCCAGGCCGAAGTCGGTCACCTTGGCGATGCCAGTCTGTGTCATCATGACATTGGCCGGCTTAACGTCCTGGTGGATCAACCCCTGTTTGTGGGCATAATCCAGGCCCCAGGCGAACTGAATGGCTATATCCAGGATACGTTCCAGTACCTGCTCCGGATCTCCCTGATAGAGCCGGGGCGTGTGATCGTCTTCAGGCTTGAGCCAGGATTGAAGGCTTCCGCCGTTTACATATTCGGCAAAAATCAGCGGGAGTTTATGAATGCGGCGGACATAATAGCAACTCACAATATGAGGGTGCAGACCTAGGTTAACCCAGGTTTCAGCCTCACGCTCGAAATTATCCACGCCGCCGGCCGCACGAATGACCTCGGTCTTGGGCACTTTCACCGCCAGGTTCAGGTTCCAGCCGCGGTGATGGACCCTGAACACCTTGCCCATACCGCCTTCCCCCAAAAAACCGGTCACCTTATAGAGGTCCATGATGACGTCCCCGACGGCCCATGCCGGACCCGGCCTTGCCTCGCTCTCATCATCAGGGGAGGCCTCTCCGGGCAGCTCCTCCTCAAGACCTTCTTCGAGGTCAGGGATATCATCCGCGTTGAGAGCCAGGGTTAAGCTAGTCTCTGGCTTTACTTTATCCTGTTCGGATCGAGGGACAGGCTCGATACGGAATCTTTGACCGCATTTATCACATTTGGCTGTTTTTCCGAGATGTTCCGGTTTGAGGTTGCCATATCTCGCCTGGCAGTGGGGGCAGACCGTTTCGACGGGCCCTTCCCTCTCCAGGGATTGAGCTTCGACGCGAAAAGAAGAGCCGCATTTCGGACACTTCACCGTTTTGCCAACCAGACCAGATGAAATATCATTAAAAAAGGCGCCGCAGTGTTGGCAGGTGGTCGTGATCGGCAATACAGGTCCCTCTTAACGCTTCTTCTTTATTTCAGCTTACTTTTCCGGAAAAAAAAGAGGCTTTTTAAGTCTCGATCCCAGGATTAAATCCAGAAACGATGGGAAAGGTCATCTAAAGGGCTTCATGAGTGCGCCCCCTGACAACTAAGGCGGCTGTCAGGCGATTTTTTCCTCAGATCACGCCTTCCAGGGCCTGTTTGAATTCAAGCGCTGACTTATAAGTGATGGTCGGCTGATCAACCAGGGCCATGTCAATCACCCCGGCCACTTTTTCCGGAATCGAAGAATCCCGTTCGCGAATCGGCACCGCCTGGGTCTGCAGTACAGTGCGCCAGGGGTCTTCACCCTTCTTGAAATTGCGTGCGAACGTGCCGGTGAGCAGGTTATACAGCGTGGCCGCCGCGGCCCAGACGTCAACGTCTGGTTTGGCGTATTTAAAATTTATGACCTGCTGTCTTGGCATGTACACCGGGGTGCCGCCAACAGTCCCGGTCCTGGTCTGTCCGCTCAAACCGGCGGTGTCAAACGCCTTACCCACACCCACATCAGCAATTTTTACCAGACGGTTCTTTCCCGAACCAGGGAGGAAAAGGTTGGCCGGTTTGATGTCTCGATGAACCAGGCCCTTTACCTGCTCCGTTCGCCCGTCTGAAAGCTTGATATCGGATATTTCGACCGTATGGATATACTCCAGGCCGTCGAGAACCTGGAGAATGATTTCCATGGCTTCATCCAGAGACAGCTTGCCGCCCTTTTTTTCTCTCAGTTTGTCCACACTGCCGCCTTCACAGTATTCCAGGGTAAAAAAGAAGATGCCGCCGAAATCACCGGAACCGATTAACTGGACGACATGAGGATGGTTGAGGGCCTTGGTGATTTCTACCTCCCGTAAAAACCTCTGCCTGGAGGCATCATCCACAGCGACCTCTGGCAGCATCATCTTCACAGCGACCTCCTGACCGTTCTCTCTGTGACGAGCCAGGAAAACGACACTGAATGTGCCTTGACCGAGTTCCTTGACAATTTCATATCCCTGAAGGGCCTGGAGCTGCTCATCGCCCTGGCTGGCCTTGGTGACCAGCATCTCAACGATTTCAGAAGGTTTGGATTTACAGGCGCGACAGATGTAAGCCCCCTGGCGGTGTTCACCCACTTCCTTGGACACATCCCGGCCACACAAGGCGCAAGCCTTTGCCTGGGAATCAGGGGGAGGGCCTGT
Proteins encoded:
- a CDS encoding DEAD/DEAH box helicase; this translates as MDEALPARLPDASPTFQRPDRPRFLTEITFDRFDLPSEVLHGIADAGFTFCTPIQAQVLPVGLEGRDVAGQAQTGTGKTASFLVPVLTRLLSQAGHGAGLPAALIIAPTRELALQIYEDAKILSRHTGLGLALVIGGIDYQKQANTLRQGADIVIGTPGRIIDYIKQRILKTRHISQLVIDEADRLMDMGFIKDLRYILRKLPSYEKRQSMLFSATLSYRVLELTYDYMNLPEFISVTPDEITVKSVEQSLFHVGRNEKLSLLLGLLKREDWTRVLIFVNTKSGVEWLTWRLKDNHLPAEGITGDLPQKKRLKLMKNFKDGSIKILVATDIASRGIHVEDISHVVNYDLPQDVENYVHRIGRTARVGKAGRAISLACEQYVFHLEPLEEYLGYKIPVVWPEDDWFEEVRSVPDSGRRFRRTITTGPEKTRQSSKKKGRKKPPPSESKKKFTEKARDFTRPGGIFGLPPGTRSSSSAKMEAEGKRPLQKKQKRRRKKKSSGAGPEPGSTDEQA
- a CDS encoding endonuclease III domain-containing protein, encoding MSKPSRVSRRDRIRACLEEMYDRLLCAFGPQHWWPGETAFEIMVGAVLTQNTAWSNVEKAIANLKAEELLEPECLGRASKEELARLIKPAGYFNVKAERLKNLITLIMAHGGGDPPRLLEKPLEHLRPDLLEVKGIGPETADSILLYAAGYPVFVIDAYTRRILDRHGLAEGSETYEQLQGLFMNHLPHDPALYNEYHALLVHLGKHFCKPKPLCEDCPLDGWEA
- a CDS encoding protein kinase translates to MPITTTCQHCGAFFNDISSGLVGKTVKCPKCGSSFRVEAQSLEREGPVETVCPHCQARYGNLKPEHLGKTAKCDKCGQRFRIEPVPRSEQDKVKPETSLTLALNADDIPDLEEGLEEELPGEASPDDESEARPGPAWAVGDVIMDLYKVTGFLGEGGMGKVFRVHHRGWNLNLAVKVPKTEVIRAAGGVDNFEREAETWVNLGLHPHIVSCYYVRRIHKLPLIFAEYVNGGSLQSWLKPEDDHTPRLYQGDPEQVLERILDIAIQFAWGLDYAHKQGLIHQDVKPANVMMTQTGIAKVTDFGLAIPRSQAEEMEESSGEPNGAAEGLVIGTPAYFAPEQSTGGLLTRKIDLWSWAVSMVEIFKGGRSWQSGTVVPEVLEEYVKSGPDQTYIPRMPDPLANLLRSCLIHNPDNRPPSMRAVAHRLVEIYEKVTRETYTRPEPKAGGSVADNLNNMAISLMDLGRKEEAERLWEESLKSQPHHPESTYSHGLVLWRSARMTDETLAKQMEEVLRSHPEDWINHYLLGLVHLESDDCSEALKIFESIPESDARLKELKPAMEYAQACLPGSRKLLRTFEGHTANVNSVYLSRDGLSALSGSDDRTLRLWEVETGRCVRTFEGSEGAVNAVCFSRDRHYALSGSGDYTRSDFSVRLWEVSSGLCLRIFEGHEASVNAVCLDGSGRLAFSGGDEGIVKLWEVETGRLIRNLQGHRRSVTSIDLINDRRHVLSGSGDKTIRLWESDTGRCLRTFEGHEGPVTSIALSDDGKYVLSGSADNTLKLWETASARLVRTFTGHSDEVTSVSMTPEGRHAVSGGFDNTVRLWELDTGRCWRTFLGHKSWVLSISVSRNGEYALSGDVSGAINYWRTSCSARPEPSPLILSKILTSEAVLTAEINYENHLDRAQKYLEQEDLPRAAAEIREARAQKGYARRAEAMKAWTDLYARLPHQALAGGWEEASLEGHESWIRSVVTSQNGKLALSGGADGALKLWDLFSKRCQRTFEGHKGGVLAVCLSRDNAHAFSGGADQTLKLWDTGTASCLLTLEGHEASVNAVCLSQDGLLGLSGSEDRTVKVWDLATGRCLRTLEGHRCAINSIRFGLDDQYVLSGSGDHTLEENVLKLWDLAAGRCLCTLEGHEGVVYAVALNHDYRYAFSGSGDTTLKMWDITAGECIRTFKGHTQAVNTICLSQDERYILSGSSDNTLKIWEVTTGRCLRTFEGHTASVSSASLSHDGRYIVSGGEDNILKIWLLDWELEGRELSVWDEGALSYLETFLTMHIPYAAELPREGEVSDEEVTRRLTRQGTTAWSDDDFQGLLDILGWAGYGWLRPEGIKISLQYLARRWQGAPELEIKEEQPEAPLRKKSPQRARPGLTKRLLTGIKGPFAR
- a CDS encoding protein kinase, whose product is MPAKVSLTVSQGKLKGKVFTFNECITAIIGRGTDCNIRLPDDKDLQSISRHHCLLDINPPDVRVRDLGSLNGTFVNGRKIGQRKKDQKPQEIDQKAFPEYDLKDGDEIKLGSMVFRVGIHAAAVCTDCGKEIPEDRKEELRLKGDTYRCESCRQKEDKVRTGPPPDSQAKACALCGRDVSKEVGEHRQGAYICRACKSKPSEIVEMLVTKASQGDEQLQALQGYEIVKELGQGTFSVVFLARHRENGQEVAVKMMLPEVAVDDASRQRFLREVEITKALNHPHVVQLIGSGDFGGIFFFTLEYCEGGSVDKLREKKGGKLSLDEAMEIILQVLDGLEYIHTVEISDIKLSDGRTEQVKGLVHRDIKPANLFLPGSGKNRLVKIADVGVGKAFDTAGLSGQTRTGTVGGTPVYMPRQQVINFKYAKPDVDVWAAAATLYNLLTGTFARNFKKGEDPWRTVLQTQAVPIRERDSSIPEKVAGVIDMALVDQPTITYKSALEFKQALEGVI